Proteins co-encoded in one Bos taurus isolate L1 Dominette 01449 registration number 42190680 breed Hereford chromosome X, ARS-UCD2.0, whole genome shotgun sequence genomic window:
- the HCFC1 gene encoding host cell factor 1 isoform X4: MASAVSPANSPAVLLQPRWKRVVGWSGPVPRPRHGHRAVAIKELIVVFGGGNEGIVDELHVYNTATNQWFIPAVRGDIPPGCAAYGFVCDGTRLLVFGGMVEYGKYSNDLYELQASRWEWKRLKAKTPKNGPPPCPRLGHSFSLVGNKCYLFGGLANDSEDPKNNIPRYLNDLYILELRPGSGVVAWDIPITYGVLPPPRESHTAVVYTEKDNKKSKLVIYGGMSGCRLGDLWTLDIETLTWNKPSLSGVAPLPRSLHSATTIGNKMYVFGGWVPLVMDDVKVATHEKEWKCTNTLACLNLDTMAWETILMDTLEDNIPRARAGHCAVAINTRLYIWSGRDGYRKAWNNQVCCKDLWYLETEKPPPPARVQLVRANTNSLEVSWGAVATADSYLLQLQKYDIPATAATATSPTPNPVPSVPANPPKSPAPAAAAPAVQPLTQVGITLLPQAAAAPPTTTTIQVLPTVPGSSISVPAAARTQGVPAVLKVTGPQATTGTPLVTMRPASQAGKAPVTVTSLPAGVRMVVPTQSAQGTVIGSSPQMSGMAALAAAAAATQKIPPSSAPTVLSVPAGTTIVKTVAVTPGTTTLPATVKVASSPVMVSNPATRMLKTAAAQVGTSVSSAANTSTRPIITVHKSGTVTVAQQAQVVTTVVGGVTKTITLVKSPISVPGGSALISNLGKVMSVVQTKPVQTSAVTGQASTGPVTQIIQTKGPLPAGTILKLVTSADGKPTTIITTTQASGAGTKPTILGISSVSPSTTKPGTTTIIKTIPMSAIITQAGATGRGLPRCAGEKAGVTSSAGIKSPITIITTKVMTSGTGAPAKIITAVPKIATGHGQQGVTQVVLKGAPGQPGTILRTVPMGGVRLVTPVTVSAVKPAVTTLVVKGTTGVTTLGTVTGTVSTSLAGAGGHSTSASLATPITTLGTIATLSSQVINPTAITVSAAQTTLTAAAGLTTPTITMQPVSQPTQVTLITAPSGVEAQPVHDLPVSILASPTTEQPTATVTIADSGQGDVQPGTVTLVCSNPPCETHETGTTNTATTTVVANLGGHPQPTQVQFVCDRQEATAALVTSTVGQPNGSVVRVCSNPPCETHETGTTSTATTAMSGIGGGPRRDIRLACAATTIPTVVRVSVTAGASEGAQVSIKPACQTRQTSATSTTMTVMATGAPCSAGPLLRPSVALEAAGRGATLLQLGPLSAQVRPGGEERSLAGLGPLVSVGRQLEVHHTHTTNTPTVARSAMGAGEPHELLGAPTLVYESSASASVTAAALEALLCPSAAVTQVCSNPPCETHETGTTHTPTTATSGGAAGQPEGGQQPPASRPCETHQTASTGTTMSVSLGALLPDAAPSHRTLESSLEVAVPPAVAPQAGASLLTPFPTQRVCSNPPCETHETGTTHTATTVTSNMSSNQDPPPPAGDQGEVESTQGDSVNIASSSPITTTVSSTLTRAVTTVTQSTPVPGPSVPKISSVTETAPGALTTEVPIPATITVTIANTETSDMPFSAVDILQPPEELQASPGPRQQLPPRQLLQPASAPLVGDSAEVLSASQSPELQAAVDLSSTGDPSSGQEPASSAVVATVVVQPPPPTQSEVDQLSLPQELMAEAQAGTTTLMVTGLTPEELAVTAAAEAAAQAAATEEAQALAIQAVLQAAQQAVMAGTGEPMDTSEAAAAVTQAELSHLSAEGQEGQATTIPIVLTQQELAALVQQQQLQEAQAQQQQHHLPTEALAPADSLNDPTIESNCLNELAGAVPSTVSLLPPTATESLAPSNTFVAPQPVVVASPAKLQAAATLTEVANGIESLGVPDLPPPPSKAPVKKENQWFDVGVIKGTNVMVTHYFLPPEDAVPTDDDSGTVPDYNQLKKQELQPGTAYKFRVAGINACGRGPFSEISAFKTCLPGFPGAPCAIKISKSPDGAHLTWEPPSVTSGKIIEYSVYLAIQSAQAGGETKSSTPAQLAFMRVYCGPSPSCLVQSSSLSNAHIDYTTKPAIIFRIAARNEKGYGPATQVRWLQETSKDSSGAKPASKRPMSSPEMKSAPKKSKADGQ, translated from the exons CGACCAACCAGTGGTTCATCCCAGCTGTGAGAGGGGACATCCCTCCTGGGTGTGCAGCCTATGGCTTCGTGTGCGATGGGACACGCCTGCTCGTGTTTGGAGGGATGGTGGAATACGGGAAGTACAGCAACGACCTCTACGAGCTCCAG GCAAGCCGGTGGGAATGGAAGAGACTGAAAGCAAAGACGCCCAAAAATGGGCCACCTCCGTGTCCTCGGCTTGGGCACAGCTTCTCCCTTGTGGGCAACAAGTGTTACCTGTTTGGGGGTCTGGCCAATGATAGCGAGGACCCCAAGAATAACATTCCGAG GTACCTGAATGACTTATACATCCTGGAACTGCGGCCGGGCTCTGGAGTGGTAGCCTGGGACATTCCCATCACTTACGGCGTCCTGCCCCCACCCCGAGAGTCTCACACTGCAGTGGTCTACACTGAGAAAGACAACAAGAAGTCCAAACTGGTGATCTATGGAGGGATGAGTGGCTGCAGGCTGGGGGACCTCTGGACCTTGGATATCG AGACTTTGACATGGAATAAGCCCAGCCTCAGCGGGGTGGCACCTCTTCCTCGAAGTCTCCACTCGGCCACGACCATAGGAAACAA AATGTACGTGTTTGGTGGCTGGGTGCCTCTCGTCATGGATGACGTCAAAGTGGCCACACACGAGAAGGAGTGGAAGTGTACCAACACTCTGGCTTGTCTCAACCTGG ATACCATGGCTTGGGAGACCATCCTGATGGATACGCTGGAAGACAATATTCCCCGGGCCCGTGCTGGCCACTGTGCGGTAGCCATCAATACCCGCCTTTACATTTGGAGTGGGCGTGACGGCTACCGAAAGGCCTGGAATAACCAGGTCTGCTGCAAGGACCTCTGGTACCTGGAAACGG AGAAGCCGCCACCTCCAGCCCGGGTACAGCTGGTGCGAGCCAACACTAACTCCCTGGAGGTGAGCTGGGGGGCCGTGGCAACAGCCGACAGTTACCTTCTGCAGCTCCAGAAATATGACATTCCTGCCACGGCTGCCACTGCCACCTCCCCCACACCCAATCCAGTCCCGTCTGTGCCTGCCAATCCTCCCAAGAGCCCTGCCCCAGCAGCAGCCGCACCTGCCGTGCAGCCGCTGACCCAAGTAGGCATCACGCTCCTGCCCCAGGCTGCTGCCGCGCCCccgaccaccaccaccatccaggTCTTGCCGACGGTGCCTGGCAGCTCAATCTCCGTGCCCGCCGCAGCCAGGACTCAAG GTGTCCCGGCTGTGCTGAAAGTGACTGGTCCTCAGGCTACCACGGGAACCCCGTTGGTCACCATGCGACCTGCCAGCCAGGCTGGGAAAGCCCCCGTGACTGTGACCTCCCTTCCCGCAGGCGTGCGGATGGTTGTGCCTACACAGAGCGCCCAGGGGACA GTCATTGGCAGCAGCCCGCAGATGAGTGGCATGGCTGCATTGGCAGCCGCGGCTGCTGCCACCCAGAAGATCCCTCCTTCCTCGGCACCCACGGTCCTGAGTGTCCCGGCTGGCACCACTATCGTCAAAACCGTGGCCGTGACGCCGGGCACCACCACGCTCCCAGCCACTGTGAAGGTGGCCTCCTCGCCAGTCATG GTGAGCAACCCAGCCACTCGCATGCTGAAGACTGCAGCTGCCCAGGTGGGGACTTCCGTCTCTTCTGCCGCCAACACATCTACCCGTCCCATCATCACCGTACACAAGTCCGGAACCGTGACAGTGGCCCAGCAAGCCCAGGTGGTGACCACAGTGGTGGGTGGGGTTACCAAGACCATCACCCTGGTGAAGAGCCCCATCTCGGTCCCAGGAGGCAGTGCTCTG ATTTCCAatctgggcaaagtaatgtcagtGGTCCAGACCAAACCGGTTCAGACTTCGGCAGTCACAGGCCAGGCATCTACAGGCCCGGTGACTCAGATCATCCAG ACCAAAGGACCCTTGCCAGCCGGGACCATCCTGAAGCTGGTGACGTCTGCAGATGGCAAGCCCACTACCATCATCACAACCACACAGGCCAGCGGGGCAGGGACTAAGCCTACCATCCTGGGCATCAGCAGTGTGTCCCCCAGCACCACCAAGCCCGGCACCACCACTAtcattaagaccatccccatgtcGGCCATCATCACACAGGCGGGCGCCACGGGTAGGGGCCTTCCCCGGTGTGCTGGGGAGAAAGCAG GCGTGACTAGCAGTGCCGGCATCAAGTCACCCATCACCATTATCACCACCAAGGTGATGACTTCCGGAACTGGAGCCCCCGCCAAAATCATCACGGCTGTTCCCAAAATCGCTACGGGTCACGGGCAGCAAGGAGTGACCCAG gtggtgctgaaGGGCGCACCTGGCCAGCCAGGCACCATCCTCCGCACCGTGCCTATGGGGGGCGTCCGCCTGGTCACCCCTGTTACCGTCTCTGCTGTCAAGCCTGCTGTCACCACACTGGTTGTCAAGGGCACCACAG GCGTCACGACCCTGGGCACGGTGACAGGCACCGTCTCCACCAGCCTGGCCGGAGCCGGGGGCCATAGCACCAGCGCCTCACTGGCCACACCCATCACCACGTTGGGCACCATCGCCACCCTCTCAAGCCAGGTGATCAACCCCACTGCCATCACTGTGTCTGCGGCGCAGACGACGCTGACAGCGGCCGCTGGGCTTACCACACCCACCATAACCATGCAG CCTGTCTCCCAGCCTACCCAGGTGACTCTGATAACGGCCCCCAGCGGGGTGGAGGCCCAGCCTGTGCACGACCTCCCAGTGTCCATTCTGGCCTCCCCTACTACAGAACAGCCCACGGCCACGGTCACCATCGCTGATTCGGGCCAGGGTGATGTGCAGCCCGGCACCGTGACCCTGGTGTGCTCCAACCCGCCGTGCGAAACCCACGAGACGGGCACCACCAATACAGCCACCACCACCGTCGTCGCTAATCTGGGGGGGCACCCCCAGCCCACCCAAGTGCAGTTTGTCTGCGACAGACAGGAGGCCACTGCTGCTCTCGTGACCTCCACGGTGGGCCAGCCGAATGGCAGTGTAGTTCGTGTCTGCTCCAACCCGCCGTGTGAAACCCACGAGACCGGCACCACCAGTACAGCTACCACCGCCATGTCTGGCATCGGAGGCGGGCCGCGGCGAGACATCCGGCTCGCCTGCGCGGCCACCACCATTCCCACCGTGGTCCGGGTCAGCGTGACTGCCGGGGCGTCAGAGGGAGCTCAGGTTTCCATCAAGCCCGCATGCCAAACCCGTCAGACCAGTGCAACCAGCACCACCATGACTGTGATGGCCACCGGGGCCCCGTGCTCGGCTGGCCCACTCCTCAGACCAAGCGTGGCCCTCGAGGCCGCTGGCCGCGGTGCCACTCTCTTGCAGCTGGGGCCACTGAGTGCCCAAGTCAGGCCCGGTGGCGAGGAAAGGTCCCTTGCCGGCCTGGGCCCGCTGGTGTCTGTGGGGCGCCAGCTGGAAGTGCATCACACGCACACGACCAACACGCCCACTGTGGCCCGCTCCGCCATGGGTGCCGGGGAGCCCCACGAGCTGCTGGGGGCCCCCACACTTGTGTACGAGAGCTCAGCCAGCGCCTCTGTGACTGCCGCAGCCCTGGAGGCACTGCTGTGCCCCTCGGCCGCCGTGACCCAGGTCTGCTCCAACCCCCCGTGTGAGACCCACGAGACGGGCACCACCCACACACCCACCACGGCCACATCCGGAGGGGCTGCAGGCCAGCCAGAGGGCGGGCAGCAGCCTCCTGCCAGCCGGCCCTGTGAGACGCACCAGACCGCTTCCACTGGCACGACCATGTCCGTCAGCTTGGGCGCCCTGCTCCCGGATGCCGCCCCCTCCCACAGGACCCTGGAGTCCAGCCTGGAGGTGGCAGTGCCACCCGCAGTCGCCCCTCAGGCCGGTGCTTCGTTGCTCACTCCTTTCCCGACGCAAAGGGTGTGCTCCAACCCACCCTGTGAGACGCATGAGACAGGCACTACGCACACGGCCACCACTGTCACCTCCAACATGAGTTCCAACCAAG ACCCCCCACCGCCTGCCGGCGACCAGGGAGAGGTGGAGAGCACCCAGGGCGACAGTGTGAATATCGCCAGTTCCAGTCCCATCACGACAACAGTGTCCTCCACGCTGACGCGGGCCGTGACCACCGTGACACAGTCCACGCCAGTCCCAGGCCCTTCGGTGCCG AAGATCTCATCTGTGACTGAGACTGCCCCAGGGGCTCTGACCACCGAAGTCCCCATCCCGGCCACGATTACAGTGACCATAGCCAACACAGAAACTTCTGACATGCCCTTCTCTGCTGTTGACATCCTGCAGCCCCCAGAGGAGCTCCAGGCCTCTCCAGGGCCACGCCAGCAGCTTCCACCACGGCAGCTCCTGCAGCCTGCCTCCGCGCCCTTGGTGGGGGACTCCGCCGAGGTCCTGTCAGCCTCCCAGAGCCCTGAGCTCCAGGCCGCCGTGGATCTGAGCAGTACAGGGGACCCGTCTTCAGGCCAGGAGCCTGCCAGCTCGGCTGTGGTGGCCACCGTGGTGGTCCAGCCACCGCCGCCCACCCAGTCCGAAGTAGACCAGTTGTCCCTCCCCCAAGAGCTGATGGCCGAAGCCCAGGCGGGCACCACCACCCTCATGGTGACAGGGCTCACCCCAGAGGAGCTggcagtgactgctgctgctgaagCGGCCGCGCAGGCTGCAGCCACAGAGGAGGCCCAGGCCCTGGCCATACAGGCCGTGCTCCAGGCCGCACAGCAGGCTGTCATGG CAGGCACCGGGGAGCCCATGGATACTTCAGAGGCGGCCGCAGCGGTGACACAGGCAGAGTTGAGCCACCTGTCGGCCGAGGGCCAGGAAGGCCAGGCGACCACTATCCCCATCGTGCTGACACAGCAGGAGCTGGCTGCCCTggtccagcagcagcagctccaggaaGCAcaggcccagcagcagcagcaccacctgcCCACGGAAGCACTGGCCCCGGCTGACAGCCTCAATGACCCGACCATCGAGAGCAACTGCCTCAATGAGCTGGCCGGGGCTGTGCCCAGCACCGTGAGCCTGCTGCCCCCCACGGCCACTGAGA GCCTGGCCCCGTCCAACACATTTGTGGCCCCCCAGCCGGTCGTTGTGGCCAGCCCCGCGAAGCTGCAGGCCGCAGCCACCCTGACGGAAGTGGCCAATGGCATTGAGTCCCTGGGTGTG CCAGACCTGCCACCGCCACCTAGCAAAGCCCCTGTAAAGAAGGAGAACCAGTGGTTTGACGTGGGGGTCATTAAGGGTACCAATGTGATGGTGACACACTATTTCCTGCCACCCGAAGATGCTGTCCCGACTGAT GATGACTCGGGCACCGTGCCCGACTACAACCAGCTAAAGAAGCAGGAGCTGCAGCCAGGCACTGCCTATAAGTTCCGCGTCGCCGGGATCAATGCCTGCGGCCGGGGGCCCTTCAGTGAGATCTCAGCCTTTAAAACGTGTCTGCCTGGCTTCCCAGGGGCCCCGTGTGCCATTAAAATCAGCAAA AGTCCAGACGGTGCTCACCTCACCTGGGAGCCACCCTCTGTGACCTCCGGCAAGATCATCGAGTACTCAGTGTACCTGGCCATCCAGAGCGCGCAGGCCGGTGGTGAGACCAAGAGCTCGACCCCGGCGCAGCTGGCCTTCATGCGGGTGTACTGCGGGCCCAGCCCCTCCTGCCTCGTGCAGTCCTCCAGCCTCTCCAACGCCCACATCGACTACACCACCAAGCCCGCCATCATCTTCCGCATTGCTGCCCGCAATGAGAAGGGCTACGGCCCAGCCACCCAAGTCAGGTGGTTGCaag AAACCAGTAAAGACAGCTCTGGCGCCAAGCCGGCCAGCAAGCGGCCCATGTCGTCTCCAGAAAT GAAATCCGCGCCAAAGAAATCGAAGGCAGACGGTCAGTGA